Genomic DNA from Theileria equi strain WA chromosome 4 map unlocalized gcontig_1105316255033, whole genome shotgun sequence:
AGCCTACCACTTCTGATAAGATAGTAAGCTAGGAGAATGTCACCTGCTATTACTAAGgctgatgaacaagttgaTAACCCATCTACTGTTCCTTGTTCCCGTTGTTCTCATTGTTGCTGGCCTATATGGTGTCATATCTGCTGCTAAGAATCAAGGCTCTCCTCTTTGGCAAGTAGCTCTTGGTCTTGGAGTTACTGCTATTCTCACTGGAGTTGGAATTCTCGCTGTATTTGGAGGTTTGTGGCTCTATAAACGATATTATAGAGACCCTCTTGTGCGTCtaatataatgatactcTTGGGAAGTCTATGGAGATCcatgggttagacaaatatgagactctatggactctccagtatggagactagggaatctatactgagtagttggtttaatggagtagtgctatggatggatactaAGGAATAGTAAGAATGTGTCATGTTGAGTATGCATAGGTTCACTAGTCaacattcatccataccGACCATTCCGCTCACACCGGTTTAGACATTGGAAGAGAAGAGAGAGGTAGATAATGATGGTagagatggaggaatgTGATTAAAATGGAGGAACATGGATGAGGGTAGTATATGGGTGGTGGAATATAGAAATGGGAAACCACCTTACAGGGTATGTCCTCGTTGATAAACATGATCATATAAAACACTCCTTAGACTATCCCTCTTTATGCATATTCAGGGAATGTAGTAAATGTAATTCCATTGAAAAACAGGATATTACGTAATAATTATCGAGCACGTCCTCTAATCccatttttatatcataCATCTCAATTTACTCTACTCTTTACACACGCATATTTAGGTGCCCAAGCCATCCCGTTGCTTTAAAGCTGTTAAATTACTGTAATATACCACTGGCTGCTCCGTCAGCTAACAAGTTTGGCCATATAAGTCCTACTAGCGTAGAACATGTGCTTTCCGAATTTCCAAACGATTTCATGTATATTATCGATGGAGGAACTTGTGACATTGGGATAGAATCTACTGTTGTAAAGATTGACAGTGATGTTTCTACTCACTCTGATTATTCTACAAATTACGAGGAATTGGAAGCTTTTGTGGATGCACTATCGTCTTCTGACTATGTTGACAATAGTAATCAATGGAAAGGGTTATTTGAACAAATAGAGAGAGCATCTTCTGCAAAAACACTCACAATATTACGCAAGGGTGCAGTGACGCAAGAAATGCTAAAAAATTCCCTTGGAGCAAAAATTTTCAGAGACATTAGGGTAGAGCACAAGGTCGCATCTCTGAGCAGTAAAAGCGTTTGTGAAGCTCCTGGAATGCTTCTAAGACATTATGCTCCAAATGTGCCTACTTATAGAGTATGCCTCGAAAGTGATGAAGGATCCAATGAGGTTTCTGCAGCTGAAGTCGTAATGATTGACATTGGTGGAAAATTAGGGGCTTGGAGAAATCACTTCATGCAATACATTGAGACAAGCGATGATTCGGATGCACTTGCGAAACAACTTTATTCCCTACTGCGAACTGCAGAATCGCTAGCCATGGGTGGCAATAATAGCATAATCGCAATACACTACGAAAACAAGCACGGTGACATGGGTGAAGCTATAAGCGATAGACTCTACAGGGCAACATCAGGAAAAAGTATTTATTGTGAAGTCACAGATGAAATAAGTTTTAAATGGTAGTTTTGTTATACTTGATCACTATCTTCCTTGTGACCCATGAGCTCACAAATGTCATTTACAGCATTTGTGAAATCTTCAGAGATGGAATTTGGGACCTAAAACATCATCTAATAACAACCTGTACTTACATGTGCGCTGATTTTGCGTTTTCCGATCTTTGCACGAATTAAGCAGACTGGGTCAGCATCGGATTGCG
This window encodes:
- a CDS encoding conserved hypothetical protein (encoded by transcript BEWA_012670A) codes for the protein MYSPQKHTDIPNSRTWKRKKTEQVESQSDADPVCLIRAKIGKRKISAHVPNSISEDFTNAVNDICELMGHKEDSDQV
- a CDS encoding hypothetical protein (encoded by transcript BEWA_012660A) gives rise to the protein MGNHLTGECSKCNSIEKQDITCPSHPVALKLLNYCNIPLAAPSANKFGHISPTSVEHVLSEFPNDFMYIIDGGTCDIGIESTVVKIDSDVSTHSDYSTNYEELEAFVDALSSSDYVDNSNQWKGLFEQIERASSAKTLTILRKGAVTQEMLKNSLGAKIFRDIRVEHKVASLSSKSVCEAPGMLLRHYAPNVPTYRVCLESDEGSNEVSAAEVVMIDIGGKLGAWRNHFMQYIETSDDSDALAKQLYSLLRTAESLAMGGNNSIIAIHYENKHGDMGEAISDRLYRATSGKSIYCEVTDEISFKW